CAAGGAAAATACagtacaaaagaaaaaaagaaagacaaattCTATACCACATCAACTGACCCAATTGACTGAACCTACACTTCCTAAATTCTCTAAATCTAAGCCTTCATTCCCTTCCCTTCTTCCCAGATGATCTGTTAGACAAAGGACttgatttgtaattttttagTAACTCATTACCTCTGTTATGTTACAGTCCATTagtctacaattttttttttcattttaagtctTAATTCTTTCTTTACAAAGTGAATTAATGATAATGGAAAATGGAAATTAACACCATCACCTTTACAGCTAAAGACTAATTCCTGCTAGTTGAGAGTACCTAAACTTTGAGATCAAGTAAGAATTGGCAGGAAAAAAAGTCCCAATGTATCAAGAATGTTGTCTATGGGTTCAGTTTCTCCCATTCATATGGTCCAGGGAGTGGCTTATCCTTCACGGGGTCAAAGTTGTACCTGCAAATACATCCACATCTTTTATCAGATCTTAACCACAGTAATAGCAAAGAGATATGCAAAAATGAATAGTGTATACTTCTCAATGAATTGTCTTTGCTGCTCTTCTTCTGCAATGGAAAAGAATTCATCCATTTCATGTGCTGTCGGGATATGTCCTCGCACTGAATTATGTACTCTCTGATTAGTCTCTGCTGAGCTGGTAGGCCTAGTAGTAGAACCAGGGGTTCTTATACCCTCTGGGTCCCTTATCAAGTTGCAAGGAGTTGATTCTCTATGGCCCCTGCACAGAAATAATGGCTATTAGTTAATGAAACCTTTGTTACTCATACTCATTTTAAAAATGTCAGGtaaaattaattcaagaaaaattaacTGACGCTAAATCTAAAAGCAACTAAATCATACATTGAAAAGTAACTAAATATAAAAGCAAACACTCAATCAAAGGatgcagaaaaaagaaaaaagaacgaAATTAACTgctctttttattttttgctttacATCTAACCCCAAACAACATTGAGTGGAAATCCAGACCTATGTGGCTTGggttcttcagtttccttgaaaTACCTGTGTCCGACACATTGGTATGGAATATAGCCCGAAGTACCTTATATAcatggaaaacttagaaaaatctaGTATACTTGTTCCGGACACATACCTATATCTGACGCTAACAGTCGAGTCTAAGTAACATAGAACATAGAACATAGAACCAGGCAGTACCAATCATTTGAGGTATAACAACCAAAAATACTAAAGCAAATCGGTTCCTCGGTGTACAACTGCTTCAATCTCAAATATTTCAGCAAAAAGGACTCAACAAATACATGGAGTTCCATAgacaaataaaatcataaaaagacGTTTTACAATTATTTCTACTAAGGACAAATGAAGCTGACAGAGCCCTTTTTTGGAGTGAAGATAAAATTTATCACAGTAATTTGGCTTAACCAAGAAAATagtaaaataggtaaaatgaaaATTCAGAGGATATCAACTATCAAGCAAAGAGAGATAAACTGTGTTTATATGTAAAAAAACAACGGTGACAGATTTTCTGCTAATTTGATACATTACCTTAATAATTCTTGTCAGAATATCCTATGCTCAAAGCAGGGAAATAATATAAACCAAATTAGAACCATGTTTTCCAAAGGGATACGCACAAGCAATACATTAATCACCAAGAAGAAAATAAGGGGAAAAGGGGGGGGGGCACAAAAAAATATAGCGTTGTAAATATTTTATCCCGAAAAAAAGTCACCATGTGGAAAATACCAAAGATTTTTGTTTCTTTCAATCAGAATAATGCATCGATAAACATGCCTAAAAAGTACCCTAAACAACAAAACCTAGAGAGtaggatatatatatgtatatattttttatttatatgaacATATAATGGGACAAAACCCAAGTttcaaaagcataaaaaaaacGCCAAAATTAAAGGGAGAAATGGAGGTTGTGCCAGACATGAAAACAGAAGAAGTTATTAATGGCAATGGAAGGCTGGTATTATCATTGTTTTGTTTCAGCATGGTTCCTGTCATAATGTGGTTCTTTTTTCCACcaagaataaaatattaaaattcagaaTTAACCAAAACTTCAAACAATCAATAATAGTTAACTTCTGCATGTGACCATTAAGGACATAAGCTTGACTGATTAATTTCTCTCCATGAGATGACTGAAGAAACAGATAAAAAGCCAaccaacataaataaataaataaataaataaaaagcatcCACCTGGAAAAGGTCGAAGAGAAGGCACAGCAAATACTAAATTAGCAAATACTAAATTTTCAATCCAAAGGTAAAatgattttttcttatttatcaaaattcaacaaaaagCGCCTGGAATTACTCACAAAAACCTCGTGTAGAATTTTATTAAAAGTGAGATTTAATCCATTCTTTCAACCaaaaaggatatatataatcatatagaAGATGAAGAGATTAAAGCAAATCCCATTAACAAACTAGCATGTCATGTAGCAGAATCCCAACAGTAATTACGGTTTTTCCTCCCCTGTTTTGGTTGGTGATTCAAAGGGTTGAAGTgcgtgatataataaaataattacaagaaaTATATGtccaaatattttataattattcctAAAAAATAGAAGAACTCAATTGACGTAAAAGTTCGTATTtttacacacacaaaaaaagtgtttttcatataaaatttctGCATCATTTTccttagagagagagagagagagagagagagattttaaggaagaaaagaaagaaccaACCTTTCTCTCGCTTCAATGTCCGAAAGATTTTCTCCTAAGGAAGCTTCAATACCACCAAAATCCTCGCTCTCATTGTtattaacaatgttaataatATTATCATTCCCAATAGTCTCTTGCACAAATTCTTCTCTTTCAACGCCATCATCCTTACCCAGTCGAACCCGAAAATTCGAATTAGGGCTAGGGTTTTCCCCACAGCCGTCCTTAATACCCTGCTGCTTTAGCCTCTTCGAATCATGGTGACGCAATACAACCGGCGGCTTTTCTAGCCGCCGACTTCGGAGTTGGAGATACGAGTCGTCACTGAAATCCGGAGTCGGAGATGCACCGGCCGTTTCCGGAGAAGTGGAGGATTTCTGTAGGCGTTGAAGCGCAAGGGTTTTGGCCCTGGTTCGAACTCCAAAGGAAGACTGCGAGACGTCCATTACGGCAACTTCCATTGTCGTTTTGGCCTTCCTAATGTACTTTCCCATTTTGGGTTTGAATTTGAAAAGGGTTTTGGGTTTTGGAAGCTTTCAGAGTCTCATGAGAAAGAGAGGGGAATGAGAAGAAACGAAtggaaaggaaaataaaagaattgtttgtttaggagaaaaaaaaggaaggTTTTCCAGGTggggattattattattttactgaCTGCTTTGAGTTTTTCTCGTTTCGTATATCGCGTGATATTTTGCATTTTCTTCTAAAACAATTTACGATTTACATCATCATGggtccaaaatttttgaaaatccttaacctataaattaatatttaaattacaccatttttatccttttaaatatttttttataagtgatacatttttttttcaaattactaCTTCTATTGAaactattaaatctattaaaaaaacttaacttataaattaatacataaattatctttttttacctatttttatCACAAATTATAGTTAAACTATTTTATCCTTAAATGAATACCTCTATTAGTTTAACCGTTAATTAAATTGCTACCTATATTTAGAAAAACATAACCAATTAAAAATTGTCATGtggaaaataatacaaaaaaatattatttttgttatgaatatattatTAAGTGGATATCTATCATGACCAAGATACAGTTtcaatgtactttaaattctaatagttattagaattagacctctacttcttttatacttcttatgcctataaataaagactctaataaagcattgtaatcatccattttgatcaataaagtacatcctctattttttcatattttctttgttctttattctccccatctctctttattttataacacgttatcagcacgatcttgctcaaagtgatagttccttttatcgaCGATCAAATTTTTCCTTCATGATTTTCAATATCTTTGACGGCAAGATGTAAAGTTTTTACAGGAAGtttctattatttaatatttcatatctgattattatttttcattcttctttcattataagttatcattgttttgattaacttattttactttttgttcttaaggatggtgaaagatttgataccGTTATCTATATGAAATCGAGAAATAAGATCCACTCTTAAAGTTTGCTTTTTGATATTTGCTTGGGGATGATCTCTTTCTCTTCATTACAAAGGATGTTTATAATCACCACTTCTCATCTATGGTAACGTAAGTCAATCTAatcaacttcttttgaaatttgatttgatttctattaaaaagttcaatttatataattcactatccatatctctatgaatttataaaacccTTCACGCATTTAGTGATTGGGAGTTTTATgtggagataaatattttttaatagaattgattggtttaattttgattttgattaagatatatgattattCTAGAATGCGAGTAAAAATACTTGTCATGAACTTTGGGATATTCACCCTGTCTGtgataatttcatatcattgtaaaatttaaaatgaaattatgtatacgaggtggaggttagaaaatatttatgtttaaaccTTTATAGCTGTAAAGTTgttttaatttgacattataatattttgtattttgttgtggtatgatatataaaaaatatatattatctaaccacaatgatttattagtgacatgaatttattatttgttacgtttaatatatgttttatttatacctattcattttatttttatatgaataaatataattttatttaaaataaattaagcattcatTAAGGTTACacaataaaatgattatatgctcCTGAAAAGCTAATATTACATCAAACTGTAAAAAGCTCTTTAAGAGCTTATATTTTAGCACTTTGTgatgcaaaattttgtaaaatataatacTTTTTTTCAGATCAAGAAGATGTATGTTGAATAAAACATTcatgtgttttacattaaaaccatatatataaataacatgagatactcatgtatttgtattatatattccccgaaggaatacattacactatatgattgaaatatctaatgtgctTTTGCAGTagcaatattgtgaaaatgactttAACAGTATTTTCGAACAATTTCATACCTTCTAGTGgcaaagcaaaataataagtttctaatgaaaaactatgaaattcttcccactagttttgcttcattccctaaagtgaatgttgacaccattttttggatggaaaacggggtcgacttgggttttggaaaatgaaaacgaaaatgggagtcgccaccgatcctttttgatgaggtgtgatcggatcacctcaaaaagtgattgtttttaataaacgatttaattttattaaaacaataagtttggtccacgaaattcagaaaaacgggttcgagagtcgattacgcacgaggaaggattagcaccctt
The genomic region above belongs to Gossypium hirsutum isolate 1008001.06 chromosome D05, Gossypium_hirsutum_v2.1, whole genome shotgun sequence and contains:
- the LOC107934830 gene encoding cyclin-dependent kinase inhibitor 5, with the translated sequence MGKYIRKAKTTMEVAVMDVSQSSFGVRTRAKTLALQRLQKSSTSPETAGASPTPDFSDDSYLQLRSRRLEKPPVVLRHHDSKRLKQQGIKDGCGENPSPNSNFRVRLGKDDGVEREEFVQETIGNDNIINIVNNNESEDFGGIEASLGENLSDIEARERGHRESTPCNLIRDPEGIRTPGSTTRPTSSAETNQRVHNSVRGHIPTAHEMDEFFSIAEEEQQRQFIEKYNFDPVKDKPLPGPYEWEKLNP